The genome window CCACACACCCTCCGAAGCGCTCGCCGCCAGCCCCGAGCATCGACCGTAACGGCCCCAGGTCGCGCCGCACAACCTCAAATCTCACCGGTGCATGCAGTCCACGCAGGTGGACTTCGTGTGGTTGTTGCAGCGGATTCATCCGCCCGGGCGGAGGCCTGCTCAGCGGATCTTCCGTCTGGCACCCACCGGCCCTCCCCGTCAGCCGATACCGTACGTGAAAATACGCCTGATCACTAGTTGCCAGCGGCCCGGAAAGCGGATTCCAGAACCCCGTCCAGCTTGCGGCTCATCCACTCGATCTGGCGGTTCGCCGAGCGCCGCTCCAGCCCCTCGGCCAGCACGGAGGCGGCATAGACGTCCACGGGAACGCCTTCGTGCTCCGCTTCCCGCTCCAGCCGCGCCCTGAGGGTCTTCGGAATGGCAAGCGCGGGGTTGGTGCGTGCGCCCTGCCCCGCCCACTCCGCGTTCGGCTGGACCGCAACGCCCTGCCGCTCCGACAGAAAGGTGAGCACCGCGGGGAAGCGGTCGATGGCGCGGAGCAGGTTGTCGAGGGCGCGGCTCTGAAGCACGCGCCCCGCCTCCCACCGCGCCACCGTCTTGCGCCCGACGCCCAGCGCGTCCTCCAGCCCCGCCTGCGTGAGTCCCCATCGCCGGCGAAGCGCCGCGATCTCGTCCGGCTGAAGGAAGCCGTTCTGCTCGCGGTACAGCTCGGTCGCGCGCCGCTCGGCCGCGACCGCCTGCTCGAAGCTGTATTCCTCTTCGCCACAGACAGCGCAGCGATACAGCTCCTCGCGAACGGACACCGTGGTGCCGTGGATGGGAAAGTCGCGAACGCGTTCCACGGCGTGGAGGTGGTCGGCGCAATCGTGAGATGGACCCGTGCTCATGGCTGCCTCGCTGTCAGACGCGGACGTCATCGTCGTACTCGTGGAAGGAGAAGATGATCACCAGTTCCCTCGCGGTGCGCATCTCGACTTTGAGCTTCGCCCAGATCAGCCGATTGTGCTTGAAGATCCGGTAGACGTCCACCCATCCCGATTCGTTCTCTTCCGCGAACTTCCAGTGCTCCGCGCGCAGCGCAAGGATCGTCTGCCGCACCGCGATTGCCGGGCTGCCGACGGAAGCCGGAAGCAGCGCGGCGGCTTCATCCCGCGCCTTGCGCGTGATGCGGATGGAGGAGAGGCGCGCGAGCGTGTGCACCTGCTCGAGCGGATGATGTGGCCCTCCAACCTTTCGGCGATTGCCTCTCGTCATGATGGCGGCGCGTAGCCAGGTGGCTACGAGTTCTCGGGTGGGCTGCTCCAGCTTGGGAACGCCGCCCAAGGTAGCAGTACGCCAACCCGAGTCCTAGAAATACTTCCCGCCACGCGCCGGACGCCACTTTCCCCGGGGTAGCATGATGCATACCCGGGCAATGCCGCACAAGTGCCCCCCGACGAAACGCAGCGGAGCAGCAGAAATGATCCTCCGCTGCTCCGCTCATCTTGCCCGCGACCTCCCCGTCAGCCGATCCCGTACTCGCGCGCCAGGAGTTCGTACGAGCGCCGGCGGGCCGCGTGGCTGTGGACGGTGGTGATCACCATCACCTCGTCCGCGCCCGTTTCCTCGACGACGGCATCGATGCGCTCCCGTACGTCCGCCGGCGTGCCCACGAAGGTCAGCGCGCGGTAGCCCTCGGCGACGGCGCGCTCGCGCGGCGTGTAGGGATACGCCGTGGCTTCTTCGGGCGTGGGGATGGGTCCGAACTCGCGCCGCTGCAGCCGCACCCACGCCAGCTGCATGGACGACGCGAGAAACTCCGCCTCGTCGCGCGTTTGGGCGCAGACGGCGGACACCGCCACGATGGCGTGGGGCGCGGGGAAGGCGTCAGACGGCTGAAAGCTCTCGCGGTAGGCCTGGAACGCGGGCGCGGGCGGGCTGGGGCTGAAGTGCCGCGCGAACGAGTAGCCCAGCCCCAGCGAGCCCGCCAGCCGGGCGCTCGCGCCGCTGGAGCCCAGCAGCCACACCGGCGGCAGCGGCACGTCGCCGGGCACCACGCGCACGCCGCGGAAGGGGTGCCCCTCGCCGTACTCGCCCCGGGACAGCGCGAACATCTCCTCCAGCTGCTGCGGAAACTGCTCGGCATCGAACGGCCGCAGCGCGCTTGACGTCACCGGGTCCGTTCCCGGCGCCCGCCCGATCCCCAGGTCGATGCGCCCGGGATGCAGCGCATGGAGCGTGTGGAAGGCCTCGGCGATGCGCAGGGGCGCGTGGTTGGGGAGCATGATGCCGCCCGATCCCAGGCGGATGCGCGAGGTGGCCGCGGCCACGTGCGCGATGACGATTTCCGGAACCGAGCTGGCGATGCTGGGCATGCCGTGGTGCTCGGCGTACCAGCACCGGGCGAAGCCCAGCCGTTCCGCGAGCTGCGCCAGGTCTACCGTGTTCCTCAGCGCCTCGCTCGCCGTCGATCCCGAGGCGACGGGCGCCAGGTCCAGCACCGAAAGGGGAACCGCCATGTCCGAACCTTCTCCTTCGACAAAGCGAAACGCGGAACAGAGCGGCCCACGGCGGAGTTGCGCCGTGGGCCCTGGTAAGGCGCTCCCGCCGCCGGGCGATCCGGGGCTACGGTCTGCGCACCGAGATGGACGATGACTGGATCAGGTCCTCGACGCGAAGCGCCACCCGCTCTCCCGGCGCCACGCGCACGCCCGCGCTGGTGAACTTGGCGTCACCCCCGATGATCTCGGCGTTCAGGTGCAGCGTTTCGGACTGACCCGCCGACATGCCGCGATACGTGAACGTGGCGGTGCGCCCGGACACCACGGTACCGAGCCGTACCGAGGTCCCGCCGCGGACGACGTAGACCCGCACGTCGCGGCGGTTCTGGTTGCTGACCTCCACCGTCACCGGGTCCGCCGCCGGTTTCCGGCCTGCGCCGGACGACGAAGCACACGCCGCGCCAACGAGAACAGCCGCGGACATCACCAGCGCGCGAAGTAGTTTGTTCATGGTTCCGTGCGGGTTGGAGACGCGGCTTTCACCGGGGCCGGGAAAGCCGTCAGGGAGAGGAGGAGCGACGCGGAGCCTGGGATGAAAGCGGCGCCCGGGGAATGCTCCCCCCGGGCGCCGCACCGATCAGCCTGCTCCGGCCGTGTTCAGCATCCGGGCGCCGAACCCGGGCCCCCGCGCGCCAGGCACTCCACGAAGGGAATCGGGAAGAACTCGATCGACTTGTCGCCGGGACGCGGATAGTTGACCAGCGTGCCCAGGCGGTTGAAGCGGCGCAGGTCCATCCACCGGTGCCCGCCCTCGTACATCAGCGAGTACCGGCGCTCGTACAGCAGCGCGGTGATGAACGCGTCGTCGTTGGCCGGCATGGCGATCGCCGCCAGCCCGCCCGAGTTCGTGCGCACGAAGTTCAGGTCCGCCAGCGCGCCGGGCTTGTCACCCGTGAACCAGCGAGCTTCGGCGCGCGAAAGGATCAGCTCCTCGTTGCGCACCCAGGGAATGGGCGAAGCCGCGCCGCCGGAGCCGAAGAACGGCGCCGTGCGGTAATGCTTGAAGCGCAGCGAGCTCACGATGTTGTACCGGTTGATGGTGCTGCCGGTGGTGTCCACCTTGAGCAGGAAGCGCTCGTCGCGCGTGCCGTTCGCCTTGAGCTGCGCATCGGTCCTCAGCGTGGGCTCCGCCACCTCGGGCGAGCCCGTGGCGAGGCCGTTCGCCCGGTCGCCCGAGGCGGCGCTGAAGGTGTAGTACGCGCCGCGGTTGAACTCCGCCCGCGCACCGCTCGACGTGCTGATGAACGACTCGTTCAGGCTCGTCAGCGCGGCGGTGTAGTTCTTGGTGAGGATGTCGAGCCGCGCGCGGAGCGCCCGGTTGAACTGCCGGAAC of Longimicrobium sp. contains these proteins:
- a CDS encoding RagB/SusD family nutrient uptake outer membrane protein — encoded protein: MPDYNRAGFSDLQTSPNRTLVDAAAAGMLASARIDPATRVRLTGIVGREAYYLDPNEGRYVTELVTGAIDPSSFAGNHNFLNPYGTIAQGNVLLTAIDKVAATEYTDAQKEGLRGFVKTVMGSEYLVIAMMHQYGVVDVNADPLAEPSPLKPQAEVYAKARQLLDEGAAHLAKGGSTFTFKLPSGLTGSGLNLSNPSTTFRQFNRALRARLDILTKNYTAALTSLNESFISTSSGARAEFNRGAYYTFSAASGDRANGLATGSPEVAEPTLRTDAQLKANGTRDERFLLKVDTTGSTINRYNIVSSLRFKHYRTAPFFGSGGAASPIPWVRNEELILSRAEARWFTGDKPGALADLNFVRTNSGGLAAIAMPANDDAFITALLYERRYSLMYEGGHRWMDLRRFNRLGTLVNYPRPGDKSIEFFPIPFVECLARGGPGSAPGC
- a CDS encoding LLM class flavin-dependent oxidoreductase, producing the protein MAVPLSVLDLAPVASGSTASEALRNTVDLAQLAERLGFARCWYAEHHGMPSIASSVPEIVIAHVAAATSRIRLGSGGIMLPNHAPLRIAEAFHTLHALHPGRIDLGIGRAPGTDPVTSSALRPFDAEQFPQQLEEMFALSRGEYGEGHPFRGVRVVPGDVPLPPVWLLGSSGASARLAGSLGLGYSFARHFSPSPPAPAFQAYRESFQPSDAFPAPHAIVAVSAVCAQTRDEAEFLASSMQLAWVRLQRREFGPIPTPEEATAYPYTPRERAVAEGYRALTFVGTPADVRERIDAVVEETGADEVMVITTVHSHAARRRSYELLAREYGIG
- a CDS encoding type II TA system antitoxin MqsA family protein; its protein translation is MTSASDSEAAMSTGPSHDCADHLHAVERVRDFPIHGTTVSVREELYRCAVCGEEEYSFEQAVAAERRATELYREQNGFLQPDEIAALRRRWGLTQAGLEDALGVGRKTVARWEAGRVLQSRALDNLLRAIDRFPAVLTFLSERQGVAVQPNAEWAGQGARTNPALAIPKTLRARLEREAEHEGVPVDVYAASVLAEGLERRSANRQIEWMSRKLDGVLESAFRAAGN
- a CDS encoding type II toxin-antitoxin system MqsR family toxin; protein product: MGGVPKLEQPTRELVATWLRAAIMTRGNRRKVGGPHHPLEQVHTLARLSSIRITRKARDEAAALLPASVGSPAIAVRQTILALRAEHWKFAEENESGWVDVYRIFKHNRLIWAKLKVEMRTARELVIIFSFHEYDDDVRV